One region of Salinibacter grassmerensis genomic DNA includes:
- a CDS encoding 1,4-dihydroxy-2-naphthoyl-CoA synthase produces MESALFAPDAWTSVDGFDFDDVTYHRSVDHGTVRIAFDRPEVLNAFRPPTVDELYQALNHARQSADVGCVLLTGNGPSEKHGKWAFSSGGDQQIRGKDGYQYEGEEGDPDETRPGRLHILEVQRLIRFMPKVVIAVVPGWAVGGGHSLHVVCDLTLASAEHAKFKQTDPDVASFDGGFGSALLAQQVGQKKAREIFFLGKTYSADEAVDMGMANEAVPHEDLESTALDWGETINGKSPTAIRMLKYAFNMADDGLVGQQVFAGEATRLAYMTDEAQEGRDAFLEGRDPDWSDVPWHY; encoded by the coding sequence ATGGAATCTGCCCTATTCGCCCCCGACGCCTGGACGTCCGTCGACGGGTTTGACTTCGACGACGTGACCTACCACCGATCGGTCGATCACGGCACGGTGCGGATTGCGTTCGACCGCCCCGAGGTGCTGAATGCCTTTCGCCCGCCGACGGTCGACGAGCTGTACCAGGCCCTCAACCATGCCCGCCAGAGCGCGGACGTGGGCTGTGTGCTCCTCACCGGCAACGGCCCGTCCGAGAAGCATGGGAAGTGGGCCTTCTCGTCGGGCGGGGACCAGCAGATCCGGGGCAAAGATGGATATCAGTACGAGGGCGAAGAGGGGGACCCCGACGAGACGCGCCCCGGGCGCCTTCACATCTTGGAGGTGCAGCGCCTCATCCGCTTCATGCCCAAGGTGGTGATTGCCGTGGTGCCGGGGTGGGCCGTGGGCGGCGGGCACAGCCTGCACGTCGTCTGCGACCTCACGCTCGCTAGCGCCGAGCACGCCAAGTTCAAGCAGACCGATCCCGACGTGGCCAGCTTCGACGGCGGCTTTGGCTCGGCCCTGCTGGCCCAGCAGGTGGGGCAGAAGAAGGCGCGCGAGATTTTCTTCCTCGGCAAGACCTACTCGGCGGACGAGGCGGTCGACATGGGCATGGCCAACGAGGCGGTGCCCCATGAGGACCTGGAGTCGACGGCGCTCGACTGGGGCGAGACCATCAACGGCAAGAGCCCCACGGCCATCCGCATGCTCAAGTACGCCTTCAACATGGCCGACGACGGGCTCGTGGGGCAGCAGGTGTTCGCGGGGGAGGCCACGCGCCTGGCGTACATGACCGACGAGGCGCAGGAAGGCCGCGACGCGTTTCTGGAGGGCCGCGATCCCGACTGGTCCGACGTGCCATGGCACTACTGA
- a CDS encoding glycoside hydrolase family 113, protein MRQPLHCLCLATGLAFGVLFAGGAGCGTTDGAPSATADTLSPSEPVFDVRSVTLDARTRPDSSLLVRLRDLGVTHLTLVAFGWQKAPDAPTVRADTGDGWYSESHRGIRTLARQADALGMGVILKPHLWVGGYDAAQDRSDIGFDTESGWAEWEADYRRFLMLYARLAAEVDADALVLGTELTRSATERPAFWRALAEEARTVYDGNLTYAANWHEAYENVQFWEVLDYVGVQAYFPLTDAADPSLEMLQAGWGSHRAALAKIHERTGRPVLLTEVGYRSAEGAAARPWEWPERDDGAAPDPSLQARCYQAFLSTVGRAPWLKGGIVWKWHPPAEVEGPTAFTPQGKPAEQVLRRWFTGAAPPQS, encoded by the coding sequence GTGCGCCAGCCTCTTCACTGCCTGTGTCTCGCGACTGGGCTCGCCTTCGGCGTGCTCTTCGCCGGCGGCGCCGGGTGTGGTACCACGGATGGGGCCCCGTCGGCGACCGCCGATACGCTTTCGCCGTCGGAGCCCGTCTTCGACGTGCGCTCCGTGACGCTGGATGCCCGAACCCGCCCCGACTCCAGCCTGCTCGTGCGGCTCCGCGACCTGGGCGTGACGCACCTTACCTTGGTGGCATTCGGGTGGCAGAAGGCGCCCGACGCGCCCACCGTCCGGGCCGACACGGGCGACGGCTGGTACAGCGAGTCGCACCGCGGCATCCGCACCCTCGCCCGCCAGGCCGACGCGCTGGGGATGGGCGTCATCCTAAAGCCGCACCTCTGGGTGGGGGGGTACGATGCGGCCCAGGACCGGAGCGACATCGGCTTCGATACCGAGTCCGGGTGGGCGGAATGGGAGGCCGACTACCGCCGCTTTCTCATGCTCTACGCCCGCCTCGCCGCGGAGGTGGACGCCGATGCGCTCGTGCTGGGGACCGAACTTACCCGGTCGGCGACCGAGCGCCCTGCCTTCTGGCGGGCCCTCGCGGAGGAGGCCCGCACCGTCTACGACGGAAACCTCACCTACGCGGCCAACTGGCACGAGGCGTACGAGAACGTCCAGTTCTGGGAGGTCCTCGACTACGTCGGCGTGCAGGCCTACTTCCCGCTTACAGACGCCGCGGACCCGTCGCTCGAGATGCTCCAGGCAGGATGGGGGTCCCACCGGGCGGCCCTGGCCAAGATCCACGAGCGCACCGGGCGCCCCGTGCTCCTGACGGAGGTCGGCTACCGGAGTGCTGAAGGGGCGGCGGCGCGGCCCTGGGAGTGGCCGGAGCGCGACGACGGCGCGGCGCCCGACCCATCCCTCCAGGCTCGCTGCTACCAGGCCTTCCTGTCCACCGTGGGCCGGGCGCCCTGGCTGAAGGGCGGCATTGTCTGGAAGTGGCACCCGCCGGCCGAGGTGGAGGGGCCAACCGCCTTCACCCCGCAGGGCAAGCCCGCCGAACAGGTCCTGCGCCGCTGGTTCACGGGCGCAGCGCCGCCACAGTCATAG
- the lhgO gene encoding L-2-hydroxyglutarate oxidase codes for MPTYDVAIIGGGIVGLATAYRLTEQYPDAAVTILEKEDRVAAHQTSHNSGVIHSGIFYEPGSLKAENCRTGKRALVEFCEREGVDYEMCGKVIVATDESEVPELERIEAKGHQNQVDCTRIGPERLHELEPHVQGVAGLHVPAAGIVDYEAAAEALADRVEARGHPIQTGAAVRDLHVTPNHVTVDTTTGAVQARHAVNCAGLYADRIAEMSGQDLDTKIVPFRGEYYELVPERRSLCERLVYPVPDPAFPFLGVHFTPTVDGRVECGPTAVLAFAREGYGLTNIDWGELLEILTYPGFQKLSARHWRKGLRELLQSMSKRVYLRAARQLIPEVQRSDFTAPWAGVRAQALRRDGTLVDDFLIRETDRVVNVINAASPAATSALNIGALIVENHLDDRLTDLHISGGALESG; via the coding sequence ATGCCGACCTACGACGTTGCAATCATTGGGGGCGGAATCGTGGGCCTCGCCACGGCCTACCGCCTCACGGAGCAGTACCCCGACGCGGCCGTCACCATACTGGAGAAGGAAGACCGGGTGGCGGCCCATCAGACGAGCCACAACTCCGGGGTCATTCACTCGGGCATCTTTTACGAACCCGGCTCGCTGAAGGCGGAGAACTGCCGGACCGGCAAGCGCGCCCTCGTCGAGTTTTGCGAGCGCGAGGGCGTGGACTACGAAATGTGTGGCAAGGTCATCGTGGCCACCGACGAGAGTGAGGTGCCCGAACTGGAGCGAATCGAAGCGAAGGGCCATCAGAACCAGGTGGACTGTACCCGCATCGGCCCGGAGCGCCTGCACGAGTTGGAGCCCCACGTGCAGGGCGTGGCGGGGCTCCACGTGCCGGCGGCCGGCATCGTCGACTACGAGGCAGCGGCCGAGGCCCTGGCGGATCGCGTCGAGGCCCGCGGGCACCCGATCCAGACCGGGGCTGCCGTGCGCGACCTGCACGTGACCCCGAACCACGTGACGGTCGACACCACGACCGGCGCCGTCCAGGCCCGCCACGCCGTTAATTGCGCCGGCCTCTACGCCGACCGCATCGCCGAGATGAGCGGCCAGGACCTGGACACGAAGATCGTGCCGTTTCGCGGCGAGTACTACGAGCTCGTGCCGGAGCGGCGGTCCCTCTGCGAGCGCCTCGTCTATCCGGTGCCCGACCCGGCCTTCCCGTTCCTGGGGGTTCACTTTACCCCGACGGTCGACGGGCGCGTGGAGTGTGGACCGACTGCCGTTCTCGCATTCGCCCGCGAGGGGTACGGCCTCACGAACATTGACTGGGGGGAGCTCCTGGAGATTCTCACGTATCCGGGCTTCCAGAAATTGTCCGCGCGCCACTGGCGAAAGGGCCTCCGCGAGTTGCTTCAGTCCATGAGCAAGCGGGTCTACCTGCGGGCCGCCCGCCAGCTCATCCCCGAGGTGCAACGGAGCGACTTCACCGCCCCGTGGGCCGGGGTGCGGGCCCAGGCCCTTCGGCGCGACGGCACCCTCGTCGACGACTTCCTGATCCGGGAAACCGACCGGGTCGTGAACGTCATCAACGCCGCCTCGCCCGCCGCGACCTCGGCGCTCAACATCGGGGCGCTCATCGTGGAGAACCATTTGGACGATCGGTTGACGGACCTCCACATTTCAGGCGGGGCTCTGGAGAGTGGGTAA
- a CDS encoding peroxidase-related enzyme (This protein belongs to a clade of uncharacterized proteins related to peroxidases such as the alkylhydroperoxidase AhpD.): protein MAWIDVIDPADATGDLKALYDTIAEKRGKVSNVLTVHSQNPAALKEHLDLYDAVLFGSSPLSRADREAIAVVVSAANECDYCVRHHAEALQAYWRDEDRVHQLADDYTALNDLDDRLRTACAMAEKLTTAPGAMAEADVHTLRDVGWSDRAVLDIVLVTSYFNFVNRITNGLGVEATEDEATGYNY from the coding sequence ATGGCCTGGATCGACGTCATTGACCCCGCGGACGCCACCGGCGACCTGAAGGCCCTCTACGACACGATCGCCGAAAAGCGGGGCAAGGTCTCCAACGTCCTGACGGTACACAGCCAGAACCCCGCGGCGCTGAAGGAGCACCTTGACCTCTACGACGCCGTCCTGTTTGGGTCCTCTCCCCTGAGCCGGGCCGACCGCGAGGCGATCGCCGTGGTCGTCTCCGCCGCCAACGAATGCGACTATTGTGTACGGCACCACGCCGAGGCACTCCAGGCCTACTGGCGCGACGAGGATCGCGTACACCAGTTGGCCGACGACTACACCGCGCTCAACGACCTCGACGATCGGCTCCGCACGGCGTGCGCCATGGCCGAGAAGCTGACCACCGCTCCCGGCGCCATGGCCGAGGCGGACGTGCACACCCTGCGCGACGTCGGGTGGTCCGACCGTGCCGTGCTCGACATTGTGCTCGTGACGTCGTACTTCAACTTCGTGAACCGCATCACCAATGGCCTCGGCGTGGAGGCAACCGAGGACGAAGCGACCGGCTACAACTACTGA
- a CDS encoding TetR/AcrR family transcriptional regulator: MQTPSSAPTESDTTANQILDVAEAHIQRRGYNAVSYGDLADELDLTTAAIHYHFPSKADLGQALVRRYRQGSLQKRAAFDEQHAALRERLLAYVDLFSGIMEDGGLCLCGILAADAETLPNEVRQEVQQFFAEQEDWLTTIIGAGTTSGAGLQGCTSPRDVARVLLAAVEGAMLTTPHRDPETYADTLRRLVDSIVT, translated from the coding sequence ATGCAGACCCCATCCAGCGCGCCGACAGAATCTGACACTACCGCCAATCAGATTCTCGACGTGGCCGAGGCGCATATCCAGCGCCGCGGGTACAACGCCGTCAGTTACGGGGACCTCGCCGACGAACTGGATCTCACCACGGCGGCCATTCACTATCACTTTCCCTCGAAGGCCGACCTCGGACAGGCACTGGTGCGCCGGTACCGCCAGGGGAGCCTCCAGAAACGAGCGGCATTCGACGAGCAGCACGCGGCTCTCCGCGAGCGGCTCCTGGCGTACGTCGATCTCTTTTCGGGCATCATGGAGGACGGTGGGCTCTGCCTCTGCGGGATTCTTGCGGCCGACGCGGAGACGCTTCCGAACGAGGTGCGCCAGGAGGTCCAGCAATTCTTTGCCGAACAAGAAGACTGGCTCACGACGATCATCGGGGCCGGCACAACCAGCGGGGCGGGCCTGCAGGGCTGCACCTCTCCCCGAGACGTGGCCCGCGTGCTCCTGGCCGCGGTTGAAGGCGCCATGCTCACGACCCCACATCGGGATCCGGAGACGTACGCCGACACGCTCCGCCGTCTCGTCGACTCGATTGTAACGTAG
- a CDS encoding carboxymuconolactone decarboxylase family protein, which yields MATTTAEETATEQVHEKAEQALGFVPNLITEITGENPAVADAYLTATGIVEDGGVLSGAEQQAVVLAASSYNDCHYCTKAHAVAGQQAGLDAETTETINEGGLPSDDRLKSLVRATRRILGKRGWLSDADEAEFADLGLERPELYEIVALVGIKTISNYVNHIADTEVDEPFQA from the coding sequence ATGGCTACGACCACCGCTGAAGAGACTGCCACCGAACAGGTGCACGAGAAGGCTGAGCAGGCGCTCGGCTTCGTGCCCAACCTCATCACAGAAATCACGGGGGAGAACCCCGCCGTCGCGGACGCTTACCTGACCGCCACGGGCATCGTGGAGGACGGGGGTGTCCTTTCCGGCGCCGAGCAGCAGGCCGTCGTTCTCGCCGCGTCCAGCTACAACGATTGCCACTACTGCACGAAGGCCCACGCTGTAGCCGGCCAGCAGGCTGGGCTCGACGCCGAGACGACCGAAACGATCAACGAGGGCGGCCTTCCGTCCGATGATCGCCTGAAGAGCCTCGTCCGCGCCACGCGCCGCATCCTCGGCAAGCGCGGCTGGCTCTCCGACGCCGACGAGGCGGAATTCGCCGATCTTGGCCTGGAGCGGCCGGAACTCTACGAGATTGTTGCGCTCGTCGGCATCAAGACGATCAGCAACTACGTAAACCACATTGCCGACACAGAAGTCGACGAACCGTTTCAGGCATAA
- a CDS encoding peptide-methionine (S)-S-oxide reductase: MPPPPHASMQPPPMDQTAPEATEATTVALGCFWGVEAAFGALDGVVRTTVGFAGGQSAAPTYATIGDHAEAVQVEYDPDRLRYTALLDRFWSVFDPTLTPAKRRYQPLLVPQNPEQMDHARASRADAVAQDERAGRVEIVDDGDFCAAALRHQKHVLRRYDDVTAALRARLPGERALARSPAATLATGYIGGYRDPARLADDRDRLGLPDSALSTLRAAARRHGNWNVFVRADQSA; this comes from the coding sequence ATGCCGCCCCCGCCCCACGCATCGATGCAGCCGCCCCCGATGGACCAGACGGCCCCCGAAGCGACCGAGGCCACTACCGTCGCCCTTGGGTGCTTCTGGGGCGTGGAGGCCGCTTTCGGGGCGCTGGACGGCGTGGTCCGCACCACGGTCGGCTTTGCCGGAGGGCAGTCTGCCGCCCCGACGTACGCCACGATTGGGGACCACGCTGAGGCGGTACAGGTCGAGTACGATCCGGATCGGCTCCGCTACACCGCGCTCCTGGATCGCTTCTGGTCCGTGTTCGATCCGACCCTGACGCCCGCCAAGCGTCGATACCAGCCCCTGCTCGTGCCCCAGAACCCAGAACAGATGGATCACGCGCGGGCCTCGCGGGCCGACGCCGTCGCGCAGGACGAACGGGCCGGGCGTGTCGAGATCGTTGATGATGGTGATTTTTGTGCCGCCGCACTCCGGCACCAGAAGCACGTGCTCCGCCGGTACGACGACGTGACGGCCGCACTCCGGGCCCGCCTTCCGGGCGAGCGAGCGCTGGCCCGGTCCCCCGCGGCCACACTCGCCACTGGCTACATCGGGGGCTACCGCGACCCAGCCCGCCTCGCCGACGATCGGGACCGCCTCGGGCTGCCCGACAGTGCCCTTTCGACGCTGCGGGCAGCAGCACGGCGGCACGGCAACTGGAACGTCTTCGTGCGGGCGGACCAGTCTGCGTAG
- a CDS encoding peptide-methionine (S)-S-oxide reductase, which translates to MSSSTSPVDASMDVPPMDRRAPADCAHAAFALGCFWGPDALFGAQEGVVRTTVGYAGGGTPNPTYEDIGDHIETVRVEYDPAHISYTDLLDLFWAAHAPTRAPLKRQYQSALFPATPEQAEQARASKTDVAAEHDGPLSTELIADASFTRAEPYHQKHKLRRHSAVADPLRAVYPEDQAFADAPAAALANGYIGGHRAPARLDDDASRLGLPTEATEALRTIAEDRHRA; encoded by the coding sequence ATGTCTTCTTCAACCTCCCCCGTCGACGCCTCGATGGACGTACCGCCCATGGACCGCCGTGCCCCAGCCGATTGTGCCCACGCCGCCTTCGCGCTGGGATGCTTCTGGGGCCCGGATGCTCTCTTTGGTGCCCAGGAGGGGGTGGTGCGCACCACGGTGGGATACGCCGGCGGCGGGACCCCCAATCCCACCTACGAAGACATTGGTGACCACATCGAGACCGTCCGCGTGGAGTACGATCCGGCCCACATTTCCTATACGGACCTGCTGGACCTCTTCTGGGCCGCGCACGCCCCCACACGAGCGCCGCTCAAGCGGCAGTACCAGTCGGCCCTCTTCCCGGCCACCCCCGAGCAGGCCGAGCAGGCTCGTGCATCGAAGACCGACGTCGCCGCCGAACACGACGGGCCCCTCAGCACCGAACTCATCGCGGACGCCTCCTTCACCCGCGCCGAGCCCTACCATCAGAAGCACAAGCTCCGCCGCCACTCCGCGGTCGCCGACCCGTTGCGGGCCGTCTATCCGGAGGACCAGGCCTTTGCCGACGCGCCCGCCGCGGCCCTCGCAAACGGCTACATCGGCGGCCACCGGGCCCCGGCGCGGCTCGACGACGACGCGTCCCGCCTCGGCCTGCCCACGGAGGCGACGGAGGCGCTCCGCACGATCGCGGAGGATCGCCATCGGGCGTGA
- a CDS encoding Na+/H+ antiporter NhaC family protein → MDWIVLLPPVVAIGLAMWTRQIYLSLFAGLWLGTTILTGGNPVLGLRELASQIVTVFTTESNARILVFCLLVGGLVALVQASGGVQGFIKWARARGWGESRRGAELLAWGIGMVIFVESNISSLTVGAVSRPLFDRLNLPREKLAYYCDATCAPVCMSIPLNGWGAFVLGLVGAQELSQNAVAVLAEAVLFNFFALFAIGFSLVLALTGWGFGAMRRAEERAADTGQVLRPDAQPMIEEDVARIEPPDHVTPQARNLLLPVAVMVAMIFVGLYVTGGGNLMEGSGSTAVLWAVGTALGAALLLYAIPRPLREGRATLTPGTSMDWIVKGASGLVPVTLLLVLAFALGQVSQALEMGDYVVQIVGEQGPAWWMPVLVFAVSSFVAFTLGSSWTAFAILIPVVMPLAVKVALPSSLMLGAVLSGGIFGDHTSPLSDTSIISSMAAASDHVDHVNTQMPYALVQAGLAAVAFVVAGLLAG, encoded by the coding sequence ATGGACTGGATCGTTCTGCTGCCGCCCGTCGTGGCGATTGGACTTGCGATGTGGACTCGGCAAATCTACCTGTCGCTCTTCGCCGGGCTCTGGCTGGGCACCACCATCCTCACCGGGGGCAATCCGGTGTTGGGCCTCCGCGAACTGGCCAGCCAGATCGTGACGGTCTTCACGACCGAGAGCAACGCCCGCATCCTTGTGTTTTGTCTGCTGGTGGGTGGGCTCGTAGCGCTGGTTCAGGCCTCCGGCGGGGTGCAGGGCTTTATCAAGTGGGCGCGGGCCCGTGGCTGGGGGGAGAGCCGGCGCGGGGCCGAGCTACTGGCGTGGGGCATTGGCATGGTCATCTTCGTCGAGTCGAACATCTCGTCCCTCACCGTCGGGGCGGTAAGCCGTCCGCTGTTCGATCGACTCAATCTTCCCCGCGAGAAGCTGGCCTACTACTGCGACGCCACCTGCGCGCCCGTCTGCATGTCGATTCCGCTCAACGGGTGGGGGGCCTTCGTCCTGGGCCTGGTCGGGGCCCAGGAGCTGTCGCAGAACGCCGTGGCCGTGCTGGCCGAGGCGGTGCTCTTCAATTTCTTTGCCCTCTTCGCGATTGGGTTCTCGCTCGTGCTGGCGCTAACGGGCTGGGGCTTCGGGGCCATGCGACGGGCGGAGGAGCGGGCGGCGGACACCGGGCAGGTCCTCCGCCCCGACGCCCAGCCGATGATTGAGGAAGACGTGGCCCGCATCGAGCCGCCGGACCACGTGACGCCACAGGCGCGCAACCTGCTGCTCCCCGTCGCCGTCATGGTGGCGATGATCTTCGTGGGGCTGTACGTCACCGGCGGGGGCAATCTCATGGAAGGGAGCGGCTCGACGGCCGTGCTGTGGGCCGTGGGGACGGCCCTGGGGGCGGCGTTGCTGCTCTACGCCATCCCGCGTCCGCTCCGGGAGGGGCGCGCCACCCTGACGCCGGGCACGTCGATGGACTGGATCGTGAAGGGCGCGTCCGGCCTCGTACCCGTCACGCTGCTACTGGTGCTCGCGTTCGCGCTCGGGCAGGTGTCCCAGGCGCTCGAGATGGGCGACTACGTGGTGCAGATTGTCGGCGAGCAGGGCCCGGCCTGGTGGATGCCCGTGCTCGTCTTCGCGGTATCGAGCTTCGTGGCGTTCACGCTCGGGTCGTCGTGGACCGCCTTCGCGATTCTCATCCCTGTGGTGATGCCGCTGGCCGTCAAGGTGGCCCTCCCGTCGTCCCTCATGCTGGGGGCCGTGTTGTCCGGCGGCATTTTCGGGGATCACACCTCACCGCTCTCCGACACCTCCATTATCTCGTCGATGGCGGCGGCGTCCGACCACGTGGACCACGTCAACACGCAGATGCCCTACGCCCTTGTGCAGGCCGGGCTGGCCGCCGTCGCGTTCGTCGTGGCGGGCCTGCTCGCCGGATGA
- a CDS encoding SDR family oxidoreductase, with the protein MPTAAITGAAGVIGSVTAEVFDDAGWDLVLIDYGEENRATLEASFPDAQVFDTDLTDEDATMETFADLWEEQAALDAVLAIAGGFAMQQAVESTTDDYAHMMELNFRTLFNTARAAVPFLTRADSSFLLGVSAPAALEGQAEAGLYGASKAAVASYIKSLELEEKSAGLRTTVLYPMGVVDTPDNREAMPDADPSTWVDPRELADAMLYTATRSPRGHVPELKVRATS; encoded by the coding sequence ATGCCCACTGCAGCCATTACTGGTGCCGCCGGCGTCATCGGCTCCGTGACCGCCGAGGTCTTCGACGACGCGGGCTGGGACCTCGTCCTCATCGACTACGGGGAGGAAAACCGTGCCACCCTGGAGGCGTCCTTTCCGGATGCGCAGGTGTTCGACACCGATCTGACCGACGAGGACGCCACGATGGAGACGTTCGCGGATCTCTGGGAGGAGCAGGCGGCGCTCGACGCCGTCCTCGCCATTGCGGGCGGCTTTGCGATGCAACAGGCCGTTGAGTCGACGACCGACGACTACGCTCACATGATGGAACTCAACTTCCGCACTCTTTTCAACACGGCCCGTGCGGCGGTGCCCTTCCTCACGCGGGCGGACAGTAGCTTTCTGCTCGGCGTGTCCGCGCCAGCGGCATTAGAGGGCCAGGCTGAGGCCGGCCTCTACGGGGCGTCGAAGGCCGCCGTGGCGTCCTACATCAAGTCCCTGGAGCTGGAGGAAAAAAGCGCAGGCCTGCGCACGACCGTCCTCTACCCGATGGGGGTCGTCGACACGCCGGACAACCGCGAGGCGATGCCGGACGCCGACCCGTCCACCTGGGTCGACCCGCGCGAGTTGGCCGACGCGATGCTCTACACCGCCACCCGCAGCCCGCGTGGTCATGTGCCGGAGCTGAAAGTCCGCGCAACGTCATAG
- a CDS encoding sodium:solute symporter family protein — translation MSELAIYWIFAGAFLAGMVAIGAYQFIGLRTVDDRGERAFDFWIGEGTVPGWWTAASLAAGWLLLGWMTWQMYLWYAYGLGAIWIFTIPWILCTVGLLFVPKLFRRFPGVSIPEILRFRFNRMTQTLLGPVQSFAYLTWLAAEIYVLSAVLSKPLEVGIVTMAIIVSITFGIYVTLGGFRSVLRTDLIQFVCAAIMLVALSVFGIMEAASISGGFGQIVSQINETPPIYADHFWDWDSPGYSYMFAAVLIYTPGFITLQGAWQRVMATSTEEEAQKGMWWNVTFNIAIVVLMPTIIAISALVVFPPVGGEIPSEVGSFGYFIFSSMITELFSNPIVAGALIVALMGMALSSVDTYVNVCAMNLTKDVLEPLVFERYDVSGYARLNAGRAVTAGFIGLSLLWAFEFPGLFDMYFLSSALISATTAVATFSAFSKKPTTLSAYLAIIFGTVGIFLFFFLGKYEMLGWLPTWLTNSGLAYGVIGLALSIVGIFVGIAFGKPPSDRVLERYDGEYYSGRREMYELNQQLKQEEKEEREKAAAAPSA, via the coding sequence ATGAGTGAGTTAGCGATCTACTGGATCTTTGCGGGCGCCTTCCTGGCGGGCATGGTGGCCATCGGCGCGTACCAGTTCATTGGCCTCCGAACCGTGGACGACCGGGGCGAGCGAGCCTTCGACTTCTGGATCGGCGAGGGAACGGTGCCGGGCTGGTGGACGGCGGCCTCCCTCGCGGCCGGATGGCTCCTGCTCGGCTGGATGACCTGGCAGATGTACCTCTGGTACGCCTACGGCCTCGGGGCCATCTGGATCTTCACGATCCCCTGGATCCTGTGCACCGTCGGGCTCCTGTTCGTGCCCAAGCTGTTTCGGCGGTTCCCAGGCGTCTCGATTCCCGAGATCCTCCGCTTCCGCTTCAACCGCATGACGCAGACGCTCCTGGGACCCGTGCAGAGCTTCGCGTACCTCACGTGGCTGGCCGCCGAGATCTACGTGCTGAGCGCCGTGCTGTCGAAGCCGCTGGAGGTGGGCATCGTGACGATGGCCATCATCGTGAGCATCACGTTCGGCATCTACGTTACGCTCGGGGGCTTCCGCTCCGTCCTGCGCACGGACCTGATCCAGTTCGTCTGCGCGGCGATCATGCTCGTGGCGCTCTCGGTGTTTGGCATCATGGAGGCCGCGTCCATCTCGGGCGGGTTTGGACAAATCGTCTCTCAGATCAACGAGACGCCCCCCATCTACGCCGACCACTTCTGGGACTGGGACTCGCCGGGCTACTCCTACATGTTCGCCGCAGTCTTGATCTACACGCCCGGCTTCATCACCCTGCAGGGGGCGTGGCAGCGCGTGATGGCCACCTCCACGGAGGAAGAGGCCCAGAAGGGAATGTGGTGGAACGTGACGTTCAACATCGCCATCGTGGTTCTCATGCCGACCATCATCGCCATCTCTGCCCTGGTCGTGTTCCCCCCTGTCGGCGGCGAAATTCCGAGCGAGGTCGGGAGCTTCGGCTACTTCATCTTCTCGTCGATGATCACGGAGCTGTTTAGCAATCCAATCGTTGCCGGGGCGCTCATCGTGGCCCTTATGGGGATGGCGCTCTCGTCGGTCGACACTTACGTGAACGTCTGCGCCATGAACCTAACGAAGGACGTGCTGGAGCCGCTCGTCTTTGAGCGGTACGACGTGAGCGGGTACGCTCGCCTCAACGCTGGGCGGGCCGTCACGGCCGGCTTCATTGGGCTCTCGCTTCTCTGGGCGTTTGAGTTCCCGGGGCTGTTCGACATGTACTTCCTATCGAGCGCGCTCATCTCGGCGACAACGGCCGTCGCCACGTTCAGCGCGTTTTCCAAAAAGCCGACGACGCTCTCCGCCTACCTGGCCATCATCTTCGGCACCGTCGGCATCTTCCTGTTCTTCTTCCTCGGCAAGTACGAAATGCTGGGGTGGTTGCCAACGTGGCTCACCAATTCGGGCCTGGCCTACGGCGTGATCGGGCTCGCCCTTTCCATCGTGGGCATCTTCGTCGGCATCGCCTTCGGCAAGCCCCCGAGCGATCGGGTGCTGGAGCGCTACGATGGTGAGTACTACTCGGGGCGCCGCGAGATGTACGAGCTGAACCAGCAGCTGAAGCAGGAGGAGAAGGAGGAGCGAGAGAAAGCCGCGGCGGCTCCCTCCGCATAG